GAAGGGAAGACCATCACAGGTTAGTTCCTTCATCTTCAAggatcatctttttttgtgtctaacaGAAATGTCACCTTCATCATTCCATTCCAACTTACAAAAGGGATCATTTATCACTCGGCGCCACACCGAGACGACAAGGTCAAATTCCAAAAGAGGAAGTTCTAGCCCCAACATTAGGTTCTACTACTGAGAAAAGAGGGTTGAGCCTGAGAAAAGCCTTGAGATGATTTATTGGTTTTCAGAGAACATTTTGTAGGAAATTCCATTGTCCAAACAAAACGTATTGGTCCTTGAAGAAGATTCCTCCCATGTGAAGGTTTTGGTTTTGGTCATAGATTCCACTCATCCAATATTCTATTTCAGAGCGGAAATTTTGAGTTTTGAAGGTTGCCATCCCAATTTCAATTGCTGAAAGAAGACTAAAGGAAATGTTTTAATCCAAGATACGGTTCTCCAGAGATGTTGTCTAACGAAATAGATTGTACCTCACAAAGACATCAAGTCCTTTTGAGCCAAGAAATTGTGTTCCATTCTTCCAGTTCTAGTCCCAAATTTCACATCATCTCTCACACAGTCCTCCGAGAACGTTCAACCAGGTGTCTTTGTCTACATGTCTTTGTCTACATGTCTTTTTCTGGTGTTTTCTTGCACGGCAGTCAAAGAGGTGCTGGTCTGAATCTGTCTCTTTGttcgtccatccatccatccgtcttgtctttttagtatttttttttgtatggaggtggaggtggtagggtctttgtgtctgtctgttgACATGAATTAATGGACTGACTGTCAACAACCTCCCAAGGTGGAGTGCTGTCCCCCACGGAGTTCGAGACGCAGGTCATTGAGGGTAGGGGCTCCGCTTATGTTTTCCAAAAAAGCAACAGGAGTCTTGGTGGTGTGGAGTTAAGGGGAATGAAAACAAGTCTACTGCTGCTTTTGCCCTTTTAATAATGAAGACTTATGAAAACTTGCTCCCGTTAACTTAGCGCTGGGTCCATGCAGGCCCAGACTTCTCCAGGATCACCACCATCCATGGCGACCCGCGCCTGATCAAAATGGAATCTGAGAGGATTACCAAACTCATCCAAGGTTTGTTTCCTTCTTTCTTCATGGAACCTTTCAGGTTAAAACATGTGAAAATGTCTGTCCTGGCTATTGTTGCCGCCCAAATGGTCTGATGGTTTTTCCCCATCGTTTGAGTCGGAGCGTGGCGTTTGTCCACGTGTTTGCACGCATTGGACGGCAATAACCgttgtgtgccttttttgcaGAGGGTGGGAAGTTTGCCGCCGCCAGGAAGAGCCCAGGTGAGacaaaaagttgacattttatttcGATTTGTGCTTGACTGGTCTCACCACGGTGGTTTTGGTCCTCAGCCGGCATAAGGAGAAGGAGGACACGCTTGGTCAAGCGTCACCGCAAGGCCACGCCCCAGTGAGACCACCACGGCTGCGGGTGAAACGCAGACCGATTCGATTGTGGATTAAGCGAGACCAAAAGAAAGTTCGACTCGGgtctatttttgtatttgaatAAGAAAAGGAGATTGTCGCGCGCGAATGCCGCCGCCAGGCGCGTACAATCCACATTTGCTGtgatcaaaaaaatgacatgaaatatGATGTCTTTCCATGGTGCTTGGATTCACCTCAATGGATGCTTTGAATTGTTTGCTGCAATACCTTCTGTAAATTATCTCATGGtcaataaaatacatttcatacATTTGGTGCTTCTTTGTTGTACTTTACGTTCGGTGTTTTCGTTACGTTTGCAGGAATCCGAATGTGTAGGTAGTTCAAATTTGTGGTGGAGGGGGTGGAAAATGAGAGGATATTTGTGTGGCGCCGCATCACAGAAATGATGGCTGGTTTTTATAAGCCCCCCCGGGTCATGTCAAGTTAGCGCAAGAACACCTGGCCTGGTGTCAACATCCAATGTCAGTGACAAATGTTGCCATCTGAGGTGTGTTCGCGAAGCAGGACGAGGCTTGAACTCAAGCTTTTGTCTTGGTGGGCTCCGCCACCATTACGGAGTCGCTTCAACCAGTTACAGATTAGCCGTTcctcaaaaaaaacattagcaaaCACCCCATTCAACatgttagtcattttttttctgtatttgctTTGTTCGCGTGTCAAAAACAAAAGGGTCAAAATTGTCCATGGGATAAGGCTCCATCGATTTTGACATGAGTGAACGGACATTTTAGTCTTTTACATTTAAGGGGAACAATATGGGCCAGCATCGTGAGAGTATTTGATCTTAACAACTTCATTTAGTATTTGATGTTTATAGAAAACAGGTTGGTCGGAGAGTTCCAATTGTCTTTGATGTTCGAGAAAAAGCATCTTTTCTATTGTTTGAgggtgaagaaaaataaaaaggggtaattgctttttgattttttacaGGCCGTGCATCACCCAACACCTCATCAAGCCTCACCACTTCCTGGTTTCTCAAGCGGCACTTCCTGTTTCTTCAAAAGCGGCCATGCTTTCGGTCCTGCCGATAGCACGGCCGCGTTAGGCTAAATGATCAGCATATGAAGGTAGAGAGGCCACATCTGCTTGATGTGGGCTGGACCCGTCAAGTCAACCATGACGCAGTACCGTCAGAAATGTGCCGCTTCGACTCCAAGGCTCGCAAGTCGTCCACAAAGCCATGTCTCGACCCGTTTTGTGGGAGGAAAAGAAAAGCCCATCCAGGAAAAGTAAAGGTAAGAGCAAGCGACCGGGGTACTATTTTGCAGAATGTAAAAACTGACAGATCCGTTcgtacaatttatttatttttcttcaaaaagcgCTACATTGAACTTTAAGCATTTGTTTCTCTACTGTGCTATTGTACTTGGATTCAACCGTCAAGTCCAGTgtatttttattccaaatattATGGAAGCATCAGACAATCAGACATGAAGTGCCACACGCCAAAATGGTTGACGGTGTCATTTGGCACGGTGAAGAGTCTTCATGGTCTTTGAGGTTGACGGCCGTATTCCTCGAGCCAAAAGTGGAGACCAAATGCAAACTTTGTATTTCTTATTGAAAGGCAGATTATTCTTAGTGTTGTTTGCATTTGCATTTGGCGGTCTTCCTGCGGTACCAGAGCCTGACCAAGACCACAAGGACCAAACCGGGacacagcagcagcagcgccaTGTCAACGTTGTAGTACGCGTACCAGGGCATGGCGTAGGCCCGCGTGCGCAAGTGCTGCGCTCCCTTGTGTCGCAGAACGTACTCCACCCAGAAGATGGCCCTCTCCAAGGGGGTGATTGGTTGATCGCGGTGCAAGTCCGACAGCCTGCGCATGTTGCGGCGGTAGCTGTCTTGGCTCAAAACCTCCTTCAGGCTGGCCTCGAAGCCTTGGCTGAGGTTGACCAATTCCAGAATCTTGGCGGCCCCCCTGTGTTCCAAGCGCACCAGGTTATCCAATTGGTCAAAGAAGAGCGGGATGCCCAGGACGGGGACGCCGTAGTAGATGGCCTCCTGGAGTCCGTTGGTACCCCCGTGGGCCACAAAGACTTTGGTCTGCGGGTGACCCAAGAGATCTTTTTGGGGTATCCAGTCCAACATCAGGGTGTTGTTACCCAGGGTGGACGGCCGGGGTCCTTTGTGGCGCCAAATCACCTAAAATTTGAAAGACAAGGCATTCATGTAGTGTTGTCAGCAGGGGTTTCATTCTATTTTGAATTGCCGTTTTTAGGAGATTTGACAAAAGAACgtcgttggctgggataggctccagcgcccccgctacctttgtcaggataagcggggaagaaaatgaatgagggtTAAGACTATAGATTTGCCACAACGAACGGTCACCTTCTGCGGCAACTTGGCGTAGATGGCGGCAATTTCTTCGGCGTCGTGTTTGGGCAACGCATTGACCAAAGTACCCAGACTCATCACCACCACGCCGTGCTCGCCGGCGCTCCGAACAAAGTCCTCCAGCTCCGCGGGCAACGGATCGGGAGCCCGGCACTGGAAGCCGCCGATGTAGACCACGTTAGGCATGGTGGGACGCGGGAAGTCGAAGACGAAATCGGTACGGAAAAGCCAAATGTCGGCCTGTTGGAGGAGAGAGTGGATGTCGCATCCGCCGCGGATGTGCTTCTCGCAGACGGCGCTGTAGATGGGCTCGATCAGGAATTTCTGTTGCAAGATGCCCGCTGCGTAGAAGAAGACGTTCTTAACCCTCTGGAAGAAGTCCATCTGGTCCGTCAGGCCCGATCCCGGCACGGGAATGTAGGAAAGCGGAGAGGGGGCGATGGCAAAGTGGCCTTCGCCTCCTTGGACCCAGCGTACGTTGAGCGCCAAAGGAAGCTCCAGGTACTTGGCCAGAACCACGCCAGCGGAGATGGCCGGGTCGGTCAGGACCAGGTCGAAATGGGACTCCCTCAAGTCCCGGACCCTCTCCTGGTCGTCCAGGAGCTTGGAAAGAGCGGCCACCCACACCGCCTCGGCGCTATGGATCATTCGGGAAAAGTCAAGGTACTTGGTTTGGCCCTGCCGAAGATCCTGAGGGATAAGAGGCATCGGGTCAATTGGCGCTTTTCAATTGGCTTCAAAAATTAGCACCTCCACCGGGTCTGAAAGTTTAGCACCTCCACCGGGCGGGTCTGACCTCAATGAGCTTCTCTAGAAATTGGAAGAATTCCTCCCAGCCTCCCTCCACGTCAATGGTGATGGAAGTGTAAAGTGGCGAGCTTTGGGATACGTAGATGCTGTTGGAGGCTCTGATGACCGTCAGCCGGTGTCCTCTCTGGTGGAGTTCCTCCATCAGAACCTTCATGTTGATCCAGTGGCTGCCGTCCACAGGGAAGACCAGGATGTTTCCCCCCTCGGTGCCGCGTGGACCCCGCGACACCAACAACAGGACCGCCAGCAAAAACCCCAACGGCCACCATCCTAAAAACGAAGCAACCCGGCTGAATTTTGAATCCAATGGATCGTTTGCAAATGAGGTCAAAACAATAGGTcaaatttgttttgaaagttttttttttcattggggcTTACCTTTTAATTAGGCAATGCAAAAACGCAAAATTGTTGTATGTCCATGGAGGGACTATGTATCAAATGACAGAGTAAATAATGGAATAGCGAATACAGGTTTTCATTTTCCAATTCCAAATAATTGCAAGATCAAACATGCAATTTCCACTTGTGAATTGATGAGCTGTTGTTTGCCTTGTGCTTCTTCGATAAACGCAACAAGAagcaaatattgtattttagcATCCATCCCAAACATTGTCAAGTACATTTTAGCCAATGAAAAGGCACAAAATCCTTAAGAGTTGCAAAACAGCTTTTAACAGTTTCTTAAGCGCTTTCACAATctgaaaatcaaattaaaaaaagatgaacataCCCATGGTGCGGATTGACGGCAGCTGTCGGAACACGTCCTTATCTGACGGCTGGACTTCAAACTAGAGTCGCGGGTGAAGGTTTGTTGTTAGGTCACCTGGCCAGATAACACCAGCAGTCACTTGACCGGCGTAGTCGCTTCACATCAAAAGCCAAAAGCACGATAACCAGACTCGTCACCGTGGGCGGGCCACAAAGCACCGGGCCCGCCCCCAAAAGCACAGATTATAAAAGTTGATTGCATAAAAACCAATGCCCTTTGAATTGATATTTTAAAACCACCTGAACACAAATTGTACTATATAgcatctgtttaaaaaaagctcatgtGACAGAAAATGAGTCCAATTTTTGACCAGCGTTACTGTGACGGACGGGCCTGAGATTTGCGAAAGATTTGGGCctttttggccatttccaggtgTTTCCTCATTCCCCGTCTGCTGCTTTATCAAGAAACTCACATTGCGACCATTGAGATCATCAACCCTGGACGCAAATAAATAGCCTTAAATCTCCGACGGGTCCAGCGGATTCACTTCAATAGCCAGAGTAAATAAAGATGGTGTTTTTTCAGCTTGGGGAGGAACAGGAATAGTGTGATGACTACATGCAACAGGTTTCCAGGAAAATTTAcaattccacaaaaaaaacccCTAATGCTTAAGAGGAAGAAATGAGTTCTAATGGATCAGAAACACATCGTGCACGCTGccctatttttcttcttctcgtcTTCTTCGGCTTCTCCGAGGTGGGGTCGCGGGGTCATcggggaagcccagacttccttctccccagccacttcatccggGGGAGGGTCCCAAGGCTTTCCCAGGCCAGCTGCGAGACACGGTCTCCCCAGCATGTCCTGAATCGACCCCCGACCCTCGCAAATCATGAGTGGTTCCTGGGAATTTCGGTTGGAAATCGTCAAAGATTGAAAACTTGCGAGGAAATGACGAGTCATTCCTTGGAACTTTGGGATTCCACCCCAATGATTTCCATTTCCCACTGAATTTCAGGTTTTTCCACTCGGGACTCGGCGTTCGCGCTTAAAATAGCTTGAAGGCGGCGCTCGGGCGACTTTCCGGGCGAACAATAGATGACGAATGGAACCGTGGCAACGACGGGAACCTCTGGGGGCCCTCTGGCCGGACACCCGCCGATGACTCATTTTGGAAACAAGCGGTGAGCAGACGAACTCACGTTGGACAGCGGGCGCCCCGACTTGT
The nucleotide sequence above comes from Stigmatopora argus isolate UIUO_Sarg chromosome 22, RoL_Sarg_1.0, whole genome shotgun sequence. Encoded proteins:
- the LOC144067681 gene encoding UDP-glucuronosyltransferase 1A5-like, with product MGWWPLGFLLAVLLLVSRGPRGTEGGNILVFPVDGSHWINMKVLMEELHQRGHRLTVIRASNSIYVSQSSPLYTSITIDVEGGWEEFFQFLEKLIEDLRQGQTKYLDFSRMIHSAEAVWVAALSKLLDDQERVRDLRESHFDLVLTDPAISAGVVLAKYLELPLALNVRWVQGGEGHFAIAPSPLSYIPVPGSGLTDQMDFFQRVKNVFFYAAGILQQKFLIEPIYSAVCEKHIRGGCDIHSLLQQADIWLFRTDFVFDFPRPTMPNVVYIGGFQCRAPDPLPAELEDFVRSAGEHGVVVMSLGTLVNALPKHDAEEIAAIYAKLPQKVIWRHKGPRPSTLGNNTLMLDWIPQKDLLGHPQTKVFVAHGGTNGLQEAIYYGVPVLGIPLFFDQLDNLVRLEHRGAAKILELVNLSQGFEASLKEVLSQDSYRRNMRRLSDLHRDQPITPLERAIFWVEYVLRHKGAQHLRTRAYAMPWYAYYNVDMALLLLCPGLVLVVLVRLWYRRKTAKCKCKQH